A stretch of Hydractinia symbiolongicarpus strain clone_291-10 chromosome 9, HSymV2.1, whole genome shotgun sequence DNA encodes these proteins:
- the LOC130656704 gene encoding optic atrophy 3 protein homolog isoform X2, translating to MTLPLIKLVTLTIKQLSKPLANGIKNSVKTHSRLSRAIAYPAQGYHKLEQTVRMRLMGWNKKIEVRSMQKLEEVKRRIGGKKKTKMLS from the exons ATGACACTACCTTTGATCAAACTTGTAACTTTGACAATCAAACAGCTATCCAAGCCTTTAGCTAATGGAATAAAGAACTCGGTAAAAACACACTCAAGGTTGTCAAGAGCTATAGCTTATCCCGCACAAG GTTACCATAAACTTGAACAAACTGTGCGAATGCGTTTGATGGGatggaataaaaaaattgaa GTACGCTCTATGCAGAAGTTAGAAGAGGTCAAGCGAAGGATAGGAGGAAAGAAGAAGACCAAAATGCTAAGCTAG
- the LOC130656704 gene encoding optic atrophy 3 protein homolog isoform X1, whose product MTLPLIKLVTLTIKQLSKPLANGIKNSVKTHSRLSRAIAYPAQGYHKLEQTVRMRLMGWNKKIEVKPLSDEAAVNLGAELLGEFVIFSVAVGTLYAEVRRGQAKDRRKEEDQNAKLVMLKEQITELSVELSKQLHENTALSKKVDLLHESINTRKNK is encoded by the exons ATGACACTACCTTTGATCAAACTTGTAACTTTGACAATCAAACAGCTATCCAAGCCTTTAGCTAATGGAATAAAGAACTCGGTAAAAACACACTCAAGGTTGTCAAGAGCTATAGCTTATCCCGCACAAG GTTACCATAAACTTGAACAAACTGTGCGAATGCGTTTGATGGGatggaataaaaaaattgaagtaaaacCTTTATCTGATGAAGCAGCAGTAAATTTGGGAGCAGAACTTCTTGgagaatttgttattttttctgttgCTGTAGGTACGCTCTATGCAGAAGTTAGAAGAGGTCAAGCGAAGGATAGGAGGAAAGAAGAAGACCAAAATGCTAAGCTAGTTATGTTAAAGGAACAGATAACTGAATTATCAGTTGAACTTTCTAAACAGCTGCATGAAAATACGGCACTATCTAAAAAAGTTGATCTGTTACATGAATCTATAAACACTAGAAAAAACAAATAG
- the LOC130656696 gene encoding uncharacterized protein LOC130656696, translating into MIEEEIGKKRRLENDICIEKKQRVEKLVSVLNKTDKNFEGTIAQKELPQIEIKKEEDDSAVSSTETSELSCIDASRSRLYPDFKEGIKGLEKATSHTKREPQPNKDSKGHLDPKVFSSYPKLPFAIMTSKAVGNSCHFRPRIIQRIEAPTSLQQQQQHNHCPYFPVPRGKGILINKKSPATSSDIIRVPRDNKTPFFIYTPPKYTLKPLPVKQPEAYNKSLELSPPSLKPISEVHSFACTRVSDTKPQESPVNTLADSSQDVTSTSERRKSTEQSTTKALSQWSVDEVYAYFQKTECATYATIFKDQEIDGSALLHLDELRISTLLGVKMGPAIKLYAIIKCMKQSA; encoded by the exons atgattgaagaagAAATAGGAAAAAAGAGAAGATTAGAAAATGATATTTGTATTGAGAAAAAACAGAGAGTTGAAAAGCTGGTCAGTGTTTTAAATAAAAccgataaaaattttgaaggtACGATCGCTCAAAAA GAACTTCCACAAATTGAAATTAAGAAAGAAGAAGATGACAGTGCTGTTTCCTCCACAGAGACGTCAG AACTTTCTTGCATTGATGCTTCCAGAAGTCGCCTATATCCTGATTTCAAAGAGGGAATAAAAGGTCTTGAAAAAGCGACCTCTCACACAAAACGTGAACCACAACCCAACAAAGATTCCAAAGGACATTTGGATCCGAAAGTATTTTCAAGCTATCCGAAATTACCGTTTGCTATTATGACAAGCAAAGCAGTAGGAAATTCCTGCCACTTTCGTCCAAGGATTATTCAGCGAATTGAGGCGCCCACTTCGTtacaacaacagcagcagcaCAATCATTGTCCGTACTTCCCCGTGCCGAGAGGCAAAGGAATCTTAATTAACAAGAAATCACCTGCAACTTCCTCAGATATCATACGTGTACCACGTGACAACAAAACACCATTCTTTATCTATACTCCGCCGAAGTATACTTTGAAACCACTACCAGTGAAGCAACCTGAAGCATACAACAAATCTTTGGAATTATCTCCACCCTCTTTGAAACCGATTTCAGAAGTGCATTCGTTTGCTTGCACAAGAGTGAGCGACACTAAGCCACAAGAGAGTCCAGTAAACACGCTTGCTGACAGTTCTCAAGATGTCACATCCACGTCAGAAAGAAGGAAATCTACAGAACAATCCACCACCAAGGCGTTGTCACAATGGTCGGTGGACGAAGTCTACGCGTACTTTCAAAAAACTGAATGCGCAACTtatgctaccatttttaaagaTCAG GAAATTGATGGCAGTGCGCTTCTTCATTTAGACGAACTGCGTATCTCAACACTGCTTGGGGTAAAAATGGGTCCAGCAATCAAACTATATGCTATAATCAAATGCATGAAACAAAGCGCGTAG